One Janthinobacterium sp. TB1-E2 genomic region harbors:
- a CDS encoding hybrid sensor histidine kinase/response regulator — MAGGWAVAAPAPTLRFDQLSVDQGLAQESVLAIAQDRQGYMWFGSQSGLSRYDGYRMVVYKNIEGDKTSLADNWVGELHVDSQGQLWVGTDNGLDRFDAASQTFIHYGPAEKSKRGNGNRHIHAILDDGARGFWIATSDGLQHFDPATGRFRTWHHEEGNPHSLGDNEIKALALDAQQRLWIGTVTGLDMLAPGSERFEHFAVDATPGSKYNVIQSLLIDRQQNLWIGTMAGAERWRLGAAGQSPQSRVRLGEKHGFSAIRVASLYQDVDATVWLGSNADGLFRWLPESDTFLQYRHQTGDKFSVADNQLSSLYRDRAGTFWVGSWYNGVSRVDLGSGGFSRMARAPGDVGALADKKVRAVADAGNGKLWLATKGGLKLYDTRDGSSRLFDLRSAPGMSRDEQVTTLYKAPDGVLWVGGSTGLHRFDPALGRFFTMRFAAGDPNSDTIRNIVSDRSGMLWVSTRGGVHRFDPASKRFTTYRHDPADPNSLSDNMVRPVLEDGKGRLWIGSFHGLDLLDRASGRFRHFRHDPQNPQSLSHDEVHFLHEDKRGVLWVGTANGLNRMDIDAKGEIRFRRFLRKDGMADDAVASILGDDNEQLWLSTNSGITRLDMRSGLFRNYDSADGTVEGSYFDGAALRASDGTMYFGGFNGMTAFMPQDIHDNRVPPLVAVTELQIFNKPVGIGRGEFAHVLKTAIDHTRELVLTSRESVFSLEFAALHFAAPQRNMFAYRLEGFDQDWVMTDAGRRFATYTNLDAGNYVFRVKAANKDGVWNESGATLAITILPPFWKTWWFRTLMAALLLGAVYGAYRQRVRTLRRQQNELEKLVGERTAELQSKEIEVLAQSEKLAQVNSSLTKNEESLRQAKRKAEDATRQKSEFLANMSHEMRTPLAGVIGMLGFALRDEQLHDATREQILRGQANAQSLLVIINDLLDFSKIEAGKLSIENIDFALGAAIETVVTLFEEQAAARSIGFSIDFAPDLPPFVVGDPTRLRQVLVNLVGNAFKFTQRGGVSVCVERAGVASGRGGRRVNLIRFTVSDSGIGIDADAMARLFQKFEQADASTTRRYGGTGLGLAICRQLVELMDGEIEVASTPGQGSTFAFTLPLADGVAPPLVPQVALAPHSHQLRVLCAEDFPTNQIIIRVMLEELGHRVDVVANGVLAVAACVHTRYDLILMDGRMPEMDGATATRLIRVGGWPDQPVRDQELMIVALTANASEEDRSRYLGVGMDDFLSKPVDEAALHGLLARAIERQLQRGFMLPRMPSNAPRGAARGQAELDALFGIAPAVPVPAPSQSVRSGELQRRIRVAFVADLEGRLRELDAALAAQDRDNAGRLLHGLKGSAAYLDETQLHMLCTEMEEAADGGRWTQVALHLPQLRALLAQIAVSGQEM; from the coding sequence ATGGCGGGCGGATGGGCCGTGGCGGCGCCTGCGCCCACCCTGCGTTTCGACCAGCTCAGCGTCGACCAGGGCCTGGCGCAGGAATCGGTGCTGGCCATCGCCCAGGACCGGCAAGGCTATATGTGGTTCGGCAGCCAGTCCGGCTTGAGCCGCTACGACGGCTACCGCATGGTCGTCTACAAGAATATCGAGGGCGACAAGACCAGCTTGGCCGATAACTGGGTCGGCGAGCTGCACGTCGATAGCCAGGGCCAGCTGTGGGTGGGCACGGACAATGGCCTGGACCGCTTCGACGCCGCCAGCCAGACCTTCATCCATTACGGCCCGGCCGAAAAGAGCAAGCGCGGCAACGGCAACCGGCATATCCACGCCATTCTCGACGATGGCGCGCGCGGCTTCTGGATCGCCACCTCGGACGGCTTGCAGCATTTCGACCCCGCCACGGGCCGCTTCCGCACCTGGCACCATGAAGAGGGCAACCCGCACAGCCTGGGCGACAATGAAATCAAGGCGCTGGCGCTGGATGCGCAGCAGCGCCTGTGGATAGGCACGGTGACGGGCCTGGACATGCTGGCGCCGGGCAGCGAGCGCTTCGAGCATTTCGCCGTCGATGCGACGCCCGGCTCGAAGTACAACGTGATCCAGTCGCTGCTGATCGACCGCCAGCAGAACCTGTGGATCGGCACCATGGCCGGTGCCGAGCGCTGGCGCCTGGGCGCGGCCGGCCAGTCGCCGCAATCGAGAGTGCGCTTGGGCGAGAAACATGGCTTCTCCGCCATCCGCGTGGCCAGCCTGTACCAGGATGTCGACGCCACCGTCTGGCTGGGCAGCAATGCCGATGGCCTGTTCCGCTGGCTGCCCGAAAGCGACACCTTCCTGCAATACCGCCACCAGACGGGCGACAAGTTCAGCGTGGCCGACAACCAGCTGTCGTCGTTGTACCGCGACCGCGCCGGCACCTTCTGGGTCGGCTCCTGGTACAACGGCGTGAGCCGGGTCGACCTGGGCAGCGGCGGCTTTTCGCGCATGGCGCGCGCGCCCGGCGACGTGGGCGCGCTGGCGGACAAGAAAGTGCGCGCCGTGGCCGACGCGGGCAACGGCAAGCTGTGGCTGGCCACCAAGGGCGGCCTGAAACTGTACGACACGCGCGACGGCAGCTCACGCCTGTTCGACCTGCGCAGCGCACCCGGCATGTCGCGCGACGAGCAGGTCACGACCCTGTACAAGGCGCCGGACGGCGTGCTGTGGGTGGGCGGCTCGACGGGCTTGCACCGCTTTGATCCCGCCTTGGGGCGTTTCTTCACCATGCGCTTTGCCGCCGGCGACCCGAACAGCGACACTATCCGCAATATCGTCAGCGACCGCAGCGGCATGCTGTGGGTCTCGACGCGGGGCGGCGTGCACCGCTTCGACCCGGCCAGCAAGCGTTTTACCACGTACCGCCACGACCCGGCCGACCCGAACAGCCTGTCCGACAACATGGTGCGGCCCGTGCTGGAAGACGGCAAGGGGCGGCTGTGGATAGGTTCCTTCCACGGCCTGGACTTGCTGGACCGCGCCAGCGGCCGCTTCCGCCATTTCCGCCACGACCCGCAAAACCCGCAGAGCCTGAGCCACGACGAAGTGCATTTCCTGCACGAGGACAAGCGCGGCGTGCTGTGGGTGGGCACGGCCAATGGCCTGAACCGCATGGACATCGACGCCAAGGGCGAGATCCGTTTCCGCCGTTTCCTGCGCAAGGATGGCATGGCCGACGATGCCGTCGCCAGCATCCTCGGCGACGACAACGAGCAGCTGTGGCTGAGCACGAATAGCGGCATCACGCGGCTCGACATGCGCAGCGGCCTGTTTCGCAACTACGACAGCGCCGACGGCACGGTGGAAGGCTCGTACTTCGATGGCGCGGCCCTGCGCGCGTCGGACGGCACCATGTATTTCGGCGGCTTCAACGGCATGACGGCGTTCATGCCGCAGGATATCCACGACAACCGCGTGCCGCCGCTGGTGGCCGTCACGGAACTGCAGATCTTCAACAAGCCGGTGGGCATTGGCCGCGGCGAGTTCGCGCATGTGCTCAAGACGGCCATCGACCATACGCGCGAGCTGGTGCTGACCAGCCGCGAAAGCGTCTTTTCGCTGGAATTCGCGGCCCTGCATTTCGCCGCGCCCCAGCGCAATATGTTCGCCTACCGGCTCGAAGGCTTCGACCAGGACTGGGTCATGACCGATGCGGGCCGGCGCTTTGCCACCTACACCAACCTCGATGCGGGCAACTATGTGTTTCGCGTCAAGGCGGCCAACAAGGACGGCGTGTGGAACGAGAGCGGCGCCACCCTGGCCATCACGATTTTGCCGCCGTTCTGGAAAACCTGGTGGTTCCGCACCCTGATGGCGGCGCTGCTGCTGGGCGCCGTGTATGGCGCCTACCGCCAGCGCGTGCGCACGCTGCGGCGCCAGCAGAACGAGCTGGAAAAACTGGTCGGCGAACGCACGGCCGAGTTGCAGAGCAAGGAAATCGAAGTGTTGGCCCAGTCGGAAAAGCTGGCGCAGGTGAACAGCAGCCTGACGAAAAACGAGGAAAGCCTGCGCCAGGCAAAGCGTAAGGCCGAGGATGCGACGCGCCAGAAATCGGAATTTTTGGCCAACATGAGCCACGAGATGCGCACGCCGCTGGCCGGCGTGATCGGCATGCTGGGCTTTGCCCTGCGCGACGAGCAGCTGCACGACGCCACGCGCGAACAGATCCTGCGCGGCCAGGCCAATGCCCAGTCGCTGCTGGTGATCATCAACGACTTGCTCGATTTCTCGAAGATCGAGGCGGGCAAGCTGAGTATCGAAAACATCGACTTCGCGCTCGGCGCGGCGATCGAGACGGTGGTGACCCTGTTCGAAGAGCAGGCGGCCGCGCGCAGCATCGGTTTCTCCATCGATTTCGCGCCCGACCTGCCGCCCTTCGTCGTGGGCGACCCGACCCGCTTGCGCCAGGTGCTGGTCAACCTGGTCGGCAACGCCTTCAAGTTCACCCAGCGCGGCGGCGTCAGCGTCTGCGTCGAGCGGGCCGGCGTGGCCAGCGGCAGGGGCGGGCGCCGTGTCAACCTGATCCGCTTTACCGTCAGCGACAGCGGCATCGGCATCGATGCCGATGCGATGGCGCGCCTGTTCCAGAAGTTCGAGCAGGCCGACGCCAGCACCACGCGGCGCTACGGCGGCACGGGCCTGGGCCTGGCCATCTGCCGCCAGCTGGTCGAACTGATGGATGGCGAGATCGAGGTGGCCAGCACGCCGGGGCAGGGCAGCACGTTTGCCTTCACCTTGCCCCTGGCCGATGGCGTGGCGCCGCCGCTGGTGCCGCAGGTGGCGCTGGCGCCGCACAGCCACCAGCTGCGCGTGCTGTGCGCGGAAGACTTCCCCACCAACCAGATCATCATCCGCGTGATGCTCGAGGAACTGGGACACCGGGTCGACGTGGTCGCCAACGGCGTGCTGGCGGTGGCGGCCTGCGTGCATACGCGCTATGACCTGATCCTGATGGACGGGCGCATGCCGGAGATGGACGGCGCCACGGCGACGCGGTTGATCCGCGTGGGCGGCTGGCCGGACCAGCCCGTGCGCGACCAGGAGCTGATGATCGTGGCCCTGACGGCGAACGCCAGTGAAGAAGACCGCAGCCGCTATCTTGGCGTCGGCATGGATGATTTCCTCAGCAAGCCGGTGGACGAGGCGGCGCTGCATGGCTTGCTGGCGCGCGCCATCGAGCGCCAGCTGCAGCGCGGTTTCATGCTGCCGCGCATGCCGTCGAACGCGCCGCGCGGCGCCGCGCGGGGGCAGGCCGAACTCGATGCCCTGTTCGGCATCGCGCCGGCAGTTCCTGTTCCGGCGCCTTCCCAGTCGGTCCGCAGCGGCGAGCTGCAACGGCGTATCCGCGTCGCCTTCGTCGCCGACCTGGAAGGGCGTTTGCGCGAACTCGACGCCGCCCTGGCGGCGCAGGACCGCGATAACGCCGGGCGCCTGCTGCACGGCTTGAAGGGCAGCGCCGCCTATCTCGATGAAACGCAGCTGCACATGCTGTGCACGGAAATGGAAGAGGCGGCGGATGGCGGGCGCTGGACGCAGGTGGCCCTGCATTTGCCGCAATTGCGCGCACTGTTGGCGCAAATAGCCGTTTCGGGTCAAGAAATGTAA
- a CDS encoding MarR family winged helix-turn-helix transcriptional regulator, with protein sequence MDKEPENLHDEPVLDLASRLTQDHHQSLKLWLRMLSCTVKIENEVRTRLRATFGITLPRFDLMAQLERFPDGLRMGELSKRMMVTGGNITGITDQLEQEKLVVRVVDPKDRRSYSVKLTPAGRRAFDEMARVHEGWIAELLHGVTPDDKTQLIDLLSHMKQQLNDTSIKD encoded by the coding sequence ATGGATAAAGAACCCGAAAATCTGCACGACGAACCCGTGCTGGACCTGGCCAGCCGGCTGACGCAGGACCATCACCAGTCGCTGAAATTGTGGCTGCGCATGCTCTCGTGCACGGTGAAGATTGAAAATGAGGTGCGCACGCGCTTGCGCGCCACCTTCGGCATCACCTTGCCCCGCTTCGACTTGATGGCGCAGCTCGAGCGCTTTCCCGATGGTTTGCGCATGGGCGAACTGTCCAAGCGCATGATGGTCACGGGCGGCAATATCACGGGCATCACCGACCAGCTGGAGCAGGAAAAACTCGTGGTGCGCGTGGTCGATCCGAAGGACCGCCGTTCGTACAGCGTCAAGCTGACGCCAGCGGGCCGGCGCGCCTTCGACGAGATGGCGCGCGTGCACGAAGGCTGGATCGCCGAACTGCTGCACGGCGTGACGCCCGACGACAAAACCCAGTTGATCGACCTGCTGTCGCACATGAAGCAGCAACTGAATGACACCTCGATAAAGGACTGA
- a CDS encoding AMP-binding protein, with protein sequence MSSDPSPTTASPQDDFARTHLPPRALWPQLCLDLPELQYPARLNCVAALLDAAVVNGGERTAILADGQRWSYAELARQVDRIAHVLRSDLCLIPGNRVLLRGANTPMMAACLLAVLKAGCIAVPTMPLLRTRELSTILAKAEVNAVLCAQSLRAELDGVPGLPPMLCFGAADAELERRMAAHAAPFSACDTAADDVCLISFTSGTTGVPKGTMHIHRDLLAICDCFPRSMLQVRADDIFIGTPPLAFTFGLGGLLLFPLRFGAATVLLEKLTPDGLLRAIGAYQATICFTAPTFYRQMAPLAAQHDLRSLRLSVSAGEALPLATRDAWQAATGLAMTDGIGATEMLHIFISATGEGIRRGAIGKAIPGYQACIVDDAGVPQPPGVTGRLAVKGPTGCRYLSDPRQRDYVQNGWNLTGDTFEMDADGYFYYRSRSDDMIVSAGYNIAGPEVEEALLRHPAVAECGVVGRADAERGQIVEAHVVLKDGSQASEALAAELQDFVRQQIAPYKYPRAIRFLPSLPRTETGKLQRFKLRTDTP encoded by the coding sequence ATGAGCAGCGACCCTTCGCCTACCACAGCATCTCCCCAGGACGACTTTGCGCGCACGCATTTGCCGCCGCGCGCACTCTGGCCGCAGCTGTGCCTTGATTTGCCCGAGCTCCAGTATCCGGCGCGCCTCAATTGCGTCGCCGCGCTGCTCGATGCGGCCGTGGTCAACGGCGGCGAGCGTACCGCCATCCTTGCCGACGGCCAGCGCTGGAGCTACGCCGAGCTGGCGCGGCAAGTCGACCGCATCGCCCACGTGCTGCGCAGCGATTTATGCCTGATCCCCGGCAACCGCGTGCTGCTGCGCGGCGCGAATACGCCCATGATGGCCGCCTGCCTGCTCGCCGTGCTGAAAGCCGGCTGCATCGCCGTGCCCACCATGCCGCTGCTGCGCACACGCGAACTGTCCACCATCCTGGCCAAAGCTGAAGTGAATGCCGTGCTGTGCGCGCAGAGCTTGCGCGCGGAACTCGATGGCGTGCCCGGCTTGCCGCCCATGCTGTGCTTTGGCGCCGCCGACGCGGAACTGGAGCGGCGCATGGCGGCCCACGCTGCGCCATTTTCCGCATGCGACACGGCGGCTGACGACGTCTGTCTGATCAGCTTTACCTCGGGCACTACGGGCGTCCCCAAAGGCACCATGCACATACACCGCGACCTGCTGGCCATCTGCGACTGTTTTCCCCGCTCCATGCTGCAGGTGCGCGCCGACGATATCTTCATCGGCACGCCGCCGCTGGCGTTCACCTTCGGCCTCGGTGGCTTGCTGCTGTTCCCCCTGCGCTTTGGCGCGGCCACCGTGCTGCTGGAAAAACTCACGCCCGACGGCCTGCTGCGCGCCATCGGCGCCTATCAAGCCACGATCTGCTTCACGGCGCCCACCTTTTACCGTCAGATGGCGCCCCTGGCCGCGCAGCACGACTTGCGCAGCCTGCGCTTGTCCGTGTCGGCCGGCGAAGCGCTGCCGCTGGCCACGCGCGACGCCTGGCAGGCGGCCACCGGGCTGGCCATGACGGACGGCATCGGCGCCACCGAGATGCTGCACATCTTCATTTCCGCCACGGGCGAGGGCATCCGCCGCGGCGCCATCGGCAAGGCCATTCCCGGCTACCAAGCGTGCATCGTCGACGATGCGGGCGTGCCGCAGCCGCCCGGCGTGACGGGCCGCCTGGCCGTAAAAGGCCCTACCGGTTGCCGCTACCTGTCCGACCCGCGCCAGCGCGATTACGTGCAGAATGGCTGGAACCTGACGGGCGACACCTTCGAGATGGATGCCGACGGCTATTTTTATTACCGCTCGCGCAGCGACGACATGATCGTCTCGGCCGGCTACAACATCGCCGGCCCGGAAGTGGAAGAGGCGCTGCTGCGCCACCCGGCCGTGGCCGAATGCGGCGTGGTCGGGCGCGCCGATGCCGAGCGTGGCCAGATCGTCGAGGCGCACGTGGTGCTGAAAGACGGCAGCCAGGCCAGCGAGGCGCTGGCTGCCGAACTGCAGGACTTCGTGCGCCAGCAGATCGCCCCGTATAAATATCCGCGCGCCATCCGCTTCCTGCCTTCGCTGCCGCGCACGGAAACGGGCAAGCTGCAGCGCTTCAAACTTCGCACGGACACCCCATGA
- a CDS encoding response regulator — protein sequence MKVLVVDDDVVSRMVLMHLIDSCGVHDIVEAEDGAAAWEQLEGGLRPSLCFCDLRMPRLSGMELLQKIRSDSALDAMPLVLVSSANDQDTVRDAVQAGAAGYIVKPFQPEQVRQHIDACFDVSALPAEAPRDTLQRLGIDGERLLAYLTGFQGQIGAASEQVDALLARGEPAQARQQLERLHLGCRTLGLHGAEAGMSALLQSAVLDGGQMQTALAALARSVAQQARLLQQQDRDD from the coding sequence ATGAAAGTACTGGTGGTTGACGATGATGTCGTGTCGCGCATGGTATTGATGCATTTGATCGACAGCTGCGGCGTGCACGATATCGTGGAAGCCGAAGATGGCGCGGCGGCGTGGGAGCAGCTCGAAGGCGGCTTGCGTCCCTCGCTGTGCTTTTGCGACTTGCGCATGCCGCGCCTGTCCGGCATGGAGCTGCTGCAGAAAATCCGCTCCGACAGCGCGCTCGACGCCATGCCGCTGGTGCTCGTCTCGTCGGCCAATGACCAGGACACGGTGCGCGACGCCGTGCAGGCCGGCGCCGCCGGCTACATCGTGAAACCCTTCCAGCCGGAGCAGGTGCGCCAGCATATCGACGCCTGCTTCGACGTTTCCGCCTTGCCGGCCGAGGCGCCGCGCGATACCTTGCAGCGGCTGGGCATCGACGGCGAACGCCTGCTGGCCTACTTGACGGGCTTTCAGGGACAGATCGGCGCCGCCAGCGAACAGGTCGACGCCTTGCTGGCACGCGGCGAACCGGCCCAGGCGCGCCAGCAGCTGGAACGGCTGCACCTCGGTTGCCGCACCCTCGGGCTGCATGGCGCGGAAGCGGGCATGAGCGCGCTGCTGCAATCGGCGGTGCTTGACGGCGGCCAGATGCAAACGGCCCTGGCCGCGCTGGCGCGCAGCGTGGCACAGCAGGCGCGTTTGCTGCAGCAACAGGACAGAGACGACTGA
- a CDS encoding bifunctional salicylyl-CoA 5-hydroxylase/oxidoreductase: protein MNIVCIGGGPAGLYFSLLMKKQNPDHRITVIERNRPYDTFGWGVVFSDQTLGNLANADEPTARAILQAFNHWDDIEIHFKGETVRSGGHGFCGIGRKRLLNILQARCEELGVQLVFETEVQDDQAIAKQYGADLVIASDGLNSRIRTRYAASYQPEIDQRHCRFIWLGTRKKFEAFTFAFRQTPHGWFQAHIYQYDGDTSTFIVETPEHVWRAAGLDSMSQEAGIAFCEALFAEELDGHGLLSNSPHLRGSAQWITFPRIVCRQWVHRQDGVPVVLMGDAAHTAHYSIGSGTKLALEDAIELARCFGQHGDSDTALAAYQQLRAIEVLKIQSAARNSMEWFENVERYSAMEAPQFAYSMLTRSQRISHENLRLRDPAYVADYEQWLARRAGEQAGVTLSQEPLPPMLTPFRLRGVLLKNRIAVSPMAQYSAVDGVAGDYHLMHLGARATGGAGLVFAEMTCVSADARITPACPGMYSEAHTQAWRRIVDFVHANSDAKIALQLGHAGAKGSTRPMWDGIDLPLSEGNWPLISASEQQYLAGVSQVARAATESDLARIEQDFVRATLAAAVAGFDWLELHCAHGYLLSSFISPLTNRRTDEYGGSLENRCRYPLRVFRAMRAAWPQDKPMSVRISAHDWVEGGITPDDAVVIARLFKQAGADLIDCSSGQVSKLEQPVYGRMFQAPFADRVRNEAGIASMAVGSIFEADHANSIIAAGRADLCAVGRPHLANPAWTLTETARIGHSGTGAAWPKQYRPGQQQLERNLQRERQLAAANTGLTPQQVAARLLEG, encoded by the coding sequence ATGAATATTGTCTGCATCGGCGGCGGCCCCGCCGGCCTGTATTTCAGCCTGCTCATGAAAAAGCAGAACCCGGATCACCGCATCACTGTCATCGAACGCAACCGCCCGTATGACACGTTTGGCTGGGGCGTCGTGTTTTCCGACCAGACCCTGGGCAACCTGGCCAACGCGGACGAGCCGACGGCGCGCGCCATCCTGCAGGCGTTCAACCACTGGGACGATATCGAAATCCACTTCAAGGGCGAGACCGTGCGCTCGGGCGGCCATGGCTTTTGCGGCATCGGCCGCAAGCGCCTGCTCAACATCCTGCAGGCGCGCTGCGAGGAGCTTGGCGTACAGCTGGTGTTCGAGACGGAAGTGCAGGACGATCAGGCCATCGCGAAGCAGTACGGCGCCGACCTGGTGATCGCCAGCGATGGCTTGAACAGCCGCATCCGCACGCGCTATGCGGCCAGCTACCAGCCCGAGATCGACCAGCGCCATTGCCGCTTTATCTGGCTGGGCACGCGCAAGAAATTCGAGGCGTTCACGTTTGCCTTCCGCCAGACGCCGCACGGCTGGTTCCAGGCGCATATCTATCAATACGATGGCGACACTTCCACCTTCATCGTCGAGACGCCCGAACACGTGTGGCGCGCCGCGGGCTTGGACAGCATGAGCCAGGAAGCAGGCATCGCCTTTTGCGAAGCCCTGTTTGCCGAGGAACTCGACGGCCACGGTTTGCTGAGCAATTCGCCGCACTTGCGCGGCTCGGCGCAGTGGATCACCTTCCCGCGCATCGTCTGCCGGCAATGGGTGCACCGGCAGGATGGCGTACCCGTCGTGCTGATGGGCGACGCTGCCCACACGGCCCATTATTCGATCGGCTCCGGCACCAAGCTGGCGCTGGAAGACGCGATCGAGCTGGCGCGCTGCTTCGGCCAGCATGGGGATAGCGACACTGCGCTAGCCGCCTACCAGCAGCTGCGCGCCATCGAAGTGCTGAAAATCCAGAGCGCGGCGCGCAATTCCATGGAGTGGTTTGAAAACGTCGAGCGTTACAGCGCCATGGAAGCGCCGCAGTTCGCCTATTCCATGCTCACGCGCAGCCAGCGCATTTCGCATGAAAACCTGCGTCTGCGCGACCCTGCGTATGTGGCCGATTATGAACAGTGGCTGGCGCGGCGCGCGGGCGAGCAGGCTGGCGTGACGCTGTCGCAAGAGCCATTGCCGCCCATGCTCACGCCGTTCCGGCTGCGCGGCGTGCTGCTGAAAAACCGCATCGCCGTCTCGCCGATGGCGCAGTACAGCGCCGTCGATGGCGTGGCGGGCGACTACCATTTGATGCACCTGGGTGCGCGCGCCACGGGCGGCGCGGGACTCGTGTTTGCCGAGATGACATGCGTGTCGGCCGATGCGCGCATCACGCCAGCCTGTCCCGGCATGTACAGCGAAGCGCACACGCAGGCCTGGCGCCGCATCGTCGATTTCGTGCATGCGAACAGCGATGCGAAGATCGCCCTGCAGCTGGGCCACGCGGGCGCGAAAGGCTCGACGCGGCCCATGTGGGACGGCATCGACCTGCCGCTCAGCGAGGGCAACTGGCCCTTGATCTCGGCCTCGGAACAGCAATACCTGGCCGGTGTGTCGCAGGTGGCGCGCGCGGCCACGGAAAGCGACCTGGCGCGCATCGAACAGGACTTCGTGCGCGCCACGTTGGCGGCGGCCGTCGCCGGTTTCGACTGGCTGGAACTGCATTGCGCGCACGGCTACCTGCTGTCGAGTTTTATCTCGCCGCTGACCAATCGCCGCACGGACGAATATGGCGGCAGCCTGGAAAACCGCTGCCGCTATCCGCTGCGCGTATTCCGCGCCATGCGCGCGGCCTGGCCGCAGGACAAGCCGATGAGCGTGCGCATCTCGGCCCACGACTGGGTCGAAGGCGGCATCACGCCCGACGATGCAGTCGTCATCGCGCGCCTGTTCAAGCAGGCCGGCGCCGACCTGATCGACTGTTCCTCGGGCCAGGTCAGCAAACTCGAACAGCCCGTGTACGGACGCATGTTCCAGGCGCCGTTCGCCGACCGCGTGCGCAACGAGGCGGGCATCGCCAGCATGGCCGTCGGCTCGATCTTCGAAGCCGACCACGCCAACAGCATCATCGCCGCCGGGCGCGCCGACCTGTGCGCCGTGGGCCGGCCGCACCTTGCCAACCCCGCCTGGACCTTGACGGAAACGGCGCGCATCGGCCACAGCGGCACCGGTGCCGCGTGGCCGAAACAGTACCGTCCGGGCCAGCAGCAGCTGGAACGCAATCTGCAGCGCGAACGCCAGCTGGCCGCCGCCAATACGGGCCTGACCCCGCAACAGGTGGCCGCGCGGCTGCTGGAAGGATGA
- a CDS encoding SDR family NAD(P)-dependent oxidoreductase — translation MSKEQLDGALADKHALVTGAGSGIGLACAGALLDAGARVTLAGRDGARLARARMQLEEAGHAGRVAICVLDVAVEASVQAGFAQAAAHFGRVDILVNNAGQAHAAPFGKTDAAIWQQMLAVNLTGVYHCCQAAMPAMLEAGWGRIVNVASTAGLKGYRYVSAYVAAKHGVIGLTRALALEVAPRGVTVNAVCPGYTETDMVVQAVQNIVRKTGRGEDAARAELAASNPQQRLVQPQEVADAVAWLCLPASSAMNGQSIAVAGGEVM, via the coding sequence ATGAGCAAGGAACAACTTGATGGCGCATTGGCCGACAAACATGCGCTGGTGACGGGCGCCGGCAGCGGCATCGGCCTCGCTTGCGCGGGCGCCTTGCTGGACGCGGGCGCCAGGGTTACCCTGGCCGGGCGCGATGGCGCGCGGCTGGCGCGCGCGCGCATGCAGCTGGAAGAGGCGGGCCACGCGGGCAGGGTGGCCATCTGCGTGCTCGACGTGGCCGTGGAAGCGTCCGTGCAGGCAGGGTTTGCGCAGGCGGCCGCGCATTTCGGCCGCGTCGATATTCTGGTCAATAACGCGGGCCAGGCGCATGCGGCGCCTTTCGGCAAGACGGATGCCGCCATCTGGCAGCAGATGCTGGCCGTGAACCTGACGGGTGTGTACCACTGCTGCCAGGCGGCCATGCCGGCCATGCTGGAAGCGGGCTGGGGGCGCATCGTCAACGTGGCGTCGACGGCGGGCTTGAAGGGGTATCGCTATGTCAGCGCCTATGTCGCGGCCAAGCATGGCGTGATCGGCCTGACGCGCGCGCTGGCGCTGGAAGTGGCGCCGCGCGGCGTCACCGTCAACGCCGTCTGTCCCGGCTACACGGAAACGGACATGGTGGTGCAGGCCGTGCAAAACATCGTGCGCAAGACGGGGCGTGGCGAAGACGCGGCGCGTGCGGAACTGGCGGCGTCCAATCCGCAGCAGCGGCTGGTGCAGCCGCAGGAAGTGGCCGATGCGGTGGCGTGGCTCTGCCTGCCCGCGTCGTCCGCCATGAATGGACAATCGATCGCCGTCGCCGGCGGCGAAGTCATGTAA